In Lactuca sativa cultivar Salinas chromosome 5, Lsat_Salinas_v11, whole genome shotgun sequence, the DNA window CAACTACTTTTGTAAGATTCACAAACATCTTCTTGAAAACCTTGTCATTCCTTGCCAGCCATGTATTCTAAAGAAGACAAAATAGGATGGTCTTTTTCCTGTTACAACTATTCCCCACAGTCGCCAAATCAAGGAACTCTGAGATGTTTGTGAGGTTTAATTGAAGATCCATTGATGGATGATTTGGACGAACTCACAGTGAAGTGAAGCAGGAGGTGTTCCAACTGTTTCTAGACTTTAATTACAGAGTGGGCACAACTGATTGGAGTTTGGAACACCTCTATCAGCCACCGGTATACATCCCATCGAAGCTCACCAAACAAAACACCTTACCTTCAAGGGGTTCAGCTTTGACCAACAAACGTCGGGACCTTTGTAAGGAATAGTTATAGAATCAATATCTTACATTCCCAATAACTTTTAACAAAAGCAAACATAAAGTTGTTTGGACTTGGAGTCTAGTCACTTCCGCTAGACCACATCACATGTCTTAACTCCTCATCGAAATCCGATAACCCAGTTCATTAATTAGGGCCGAAGACAACCTACACAACTAAAGCTTCTAGAGATGAAGTTGACACCATCAAAGTCATCAAACTTCATCTTGTAAAAATCAAACAACTCTTTGTTTCTAAAGACGGGTATGTGATCCGATCACCTTCATCTTTCACACATTTTATCGCCTTTGACGTCTTTTTTTCTTTGTTtcttaaaattcatgaaaaaactTATTATTTTCATCACCCTCAACcccttttatttttactttttagcGACATCACCTATCATGCATAAATTGCATCAAGTAAGTTATTTCATTAATAACTTCTCTAGAACCTTGGCCATTATCCAGATCTTTATCAATCTCACTCAAACGAGATTGAATTTTAATTTTGTCATAcactctctcttttttttttaatcaacatGCCAAGTTCTATTTTTGTTTTAACGCCTTCAGCTTATCTTTGAACACAAAAAGCAAGAAGCTTATTACTCTCATATTCATCTTTATACATAGGCCAATTCTCTTTAATTAAATCGTCAAAGCCCTTAATATCCATCCAATAGTCATATAATTTGAACAGGTCGGTCCATAATACACCTTAGCATTTCTCAATAAAATGGGATGATGATCAAAAATATATATCTTTCAAAAGCAACCGAGCAGATGTTTGGGAATTCGTCAATCACACCTTCTGAGTTCTGACACAAGAAATCGACCTGGTTTGCTCATTTTTTTTATCtagctttattttctttttgtgttATTAGCTCTATGATAATTTATTTCTTTATATGCAGGAAACCAACCAAGACAACATAACATCGTTATTATTTTcagttttaattatttttttattacatttaatttaatctcttattttaattatttttttctttacaTTTAACCCCATCTCTATGAGAAAATATAGAAGCTTCAAACACAGAAATTTTTTAGACATggtttttataatataaaaataataataataaaacacgaTTGGCTTGTAATTTTATATTAGCACCATGTCAAACAAACACATTAAACTTCTCAACTTGATTCCATGCAGATACCATTCATTGTCTTATATACTATTTGGATCTCGTTCACAAGATTAGAGTCACTAAGAGAGTAAGATATGAAATCAAACAGAGCATGCACCATTGATAAAAGAATGTACACATTCATCCATCACCTTCTTCGTATTTACATTCAGACCCACTTAACAGCTTCAGATCAACCCAAACGTGTTCTCCCCACTGTATGTCATGTACAGGAATCCATCctcatctttgttttcttcaTAGATTGCAGACATCATTGCAGCTGTAAACATATATTATACTAATTATCAAATCACATTACAACAAAAACATATactatttgaaaaaaaatatcatgtaaattTACTTACCAGTAGGAGGCAGAATGTTCTTCACAAAGATAAAGATGGCCTTCTCAGCGCTCAGCTTGATCCTCTTTCTAACCACATACACAAACTGTCCCACTGTGAGATCAGCAGGAACAAGATACCTGCAATCATATAAGACTTTTGTTAAAATAAAGAGGTAGTCTTCAGACTTCAATTGCGTTTTGagttaaaaaaatatcaaaaaacataaaaataaatgtGGGGATGGTTGAATTAAGACAAAGAGACGACTAACTTTTTCTTGTCAATGTCTGGTATGTCGCTTCGTTCAGCTTTCTCTACAATAACCTGCAACATATAGCAATAATGAGAAAATAGCATACAGATACATATCAAGAATGTTCATCATATGAGAAGATCATATGCCATACCGGAATTCTGTCAGGATACTTTTCCCTAATACGAGCAGCTTCAGCTTGGCGCCTCTCTGAAAAAAAAAGAGTTACATCACATAATTTGCGATACACATGTATATATACTAACGTAATCAAACAGCATTAATTCGCAGATCGGCATAACAACTTTAAACGATTCCCAATTCATGTTAAAACGAGTAAAAAAGTAGATCTACGCAAACCCTAATGAATGATCAAAAGCTACCATGTGAAAAGCTACGTTTAGAGAAACAAGAATTCGAGTAATCCTATCTACGCGACGAAAGAGAGACCAAGGTCATACCGATCAAACCACCTAATAAACAGAAGACACTTCGATTTCTAATTACTATAAGCACGGAAATATGATTTTAGATGCGATAGAAAATACAAGGATTGGGAGAGTACCAAGAGGATGTTCCAATTTGAATGAACTTTTGGCCATGGCGATCGAGACTATGCAATCAACTGTAAAACAACAATCGATGAGcagatcgaattagggttttgatcGAATACAAAAAAGCGAAAGAACCGATTTGAGATTGAATAATCAAAATTCTAAAAAACAAACGAAGATCATACCAAAAAAAATCTTGGGGAGATGAAAGAGAAATTTTGTGCGAAATTTTATAGAGAATTCAGTTTCCAATGTTGATCGGTGCCTCAAATCTGTTTCTTTTTATATTCTTGATTAGGGCAAGGGGAAATGGATGCCTCTAGAGTTTAGGGCCTCTTTTTGTTTCACAGGCCCATCATCTGATCAATGGAATTGGCTGATTGGACTGGGCACTTCCAACCCAATAATCTTTTGATACTTGTCCTAAATGGTTCAAGTTTAATAAGGTTATCCGGTATATCCAAGACAAACCGGCTCGTGATCTATGTGGCCATGAGTGTTTTTCGTGCACATTACCTCGACCATTCGTGGTTGGGTGTTTTCGTGGTGGTTCGTGATGCATACAATGAGAGACAACGCCCAATCATGACTTCTTCTCTCAGTTCTTCGTCTCCCTCTGTCTCTCTCTTCGTTCTTCTGTTCGTGGTCGTGGAGGGTACTCCATGGCTTTGTGATAGGTGGTGGTGACCATTCTTGGAAGCTCTCCACGACCATTGTCATGGAGAGTATAACAGATGGTCTAAGGCCAAACGGTATACAAAGCACAAATGGATGGTGGGTAGTCGTGAGTCGTGGTCGTGGCTATTCGTGGTGGCTACAACGGATGCGGACGACCAATTGAATTTCGAGGCTTGGATTCGACCGTTCAACGGTCATTTTttgtagtttttatttttatttttttccttaCAAACTCAATAcctatataaacaaaataaaaccaTCACTTCTCATCACATTTTACACTCTCATTCTCTAAGCCAAAAAACACATGGATTTCTTTAAAGATTTCGACTCGGATGATGACGGAGAATTCATCTCGACCTTCTCCAACGTTGTGCAACATTTTCACGATGAAGAAAGTTCAAATGTTGCGCATTCGACAACAGTCGTTAATCGTGATCGTTAAGCCGCACACGACTTATTGATACATGATTACTTTGCTGATAATTGTCTTTACAATGAGGACTCGTTCGAATGTTGTTTCCGTCagaataaaacaatatttttacgTATTAGTAATGCTTTAGAGGTCCGTTATgatttttttcaaacaaaaacccgATGCTAGAGGAATAATGGGTTTTTTCTAGTATACAAAAACATGCGGCTGCCCTTAGGTATTTGGGATACGGtataactgttggaatagtgtctaaggctgcaactatattaggcaagtgtttgacccgagtgtgcatagtccttttgggttgccttcaccatagcaacttgataggatgatttatcatgagagagtaaatattattaatatattatgagaataatataaggaataataatattgttatttgattaatataagtcataaattaattagtattaatttggtgacttaaagaaattaattaaataagagggtataaactgtcaattgtttgatagttacactttagactgtaaatccttaagggataagggatggacggattctagggcttgggatagctcaaaatcgtccaatgcttatctaaggtaaggatttggattgctttaaggaaagattatccaactagggtttaaaggtgaaaccctaagagtctacaagtataaatagaccccttgagcaagggaaatcggcatctcttctaaagaaaagaacccctggccgatttcttcccaacctctctctcaaatcatcctctttgctagttggtgtttgtaagccattagaggagtgacaattatgactctagagctccaagacaacaagatcaaacaagagattcaaaggtaaacttctagatctgattttgtattgttcttatatctaattagtcattagaagtcttggattcaaagcatgtttaattagaaagcctagatccaagcattaaggttttgcatgcgcacataggaaagttcttatggctaaaacccatcagtggtatcagagcctaaattggtttctattaaattgttgcttgtttgtttgaatcttatttgcaaaattcgattttttgtgtttctgagtcatggactcggcgagtcccatagtggactcggcgagtccagaatgggtactcggcgagtccaagcgtcaggaacggccagattcgggattttttgatgattatcttatggaaacttgccttaatcatattagatcaaccctaatccgattttttgatatatatgactataatcttgatctaattaaagatgtttatcaattaataaaatatttaatttccttatatgataattaattaattattttgaataaattggtaattatcttgcaagaaatcttgaataaatcaaatatggataattatggaattaattgttaattgaaattatttgttatttgattctccatgttttaaatgtttaaaaacttgtcctcaagttttgaaatttatgttttgtgattaaaagttttaatttagacaatttaaatttcaaaccctagattttttaaaagtttaaaatacaaccctatactaatataatattacaagattaatatatatatatatatatatatatatatatatatatatatatatatatatatatatatataactaaaatgctagtcttaccgttagtaggcctcattcacgaagctgatctataaggtgggtataaggttgcggcctataaaatggcgcttgatcggtggagggtcgttagcagaacgggtaggatagggcagccttatcctctcattaaaagtataatatgaaatacaaagtaactacatgtttttaaaatttcccaatcttagttactttaggaaaagtgaattgatgcaatcccatgaaattacactttgcacccttgctaagaagttagtggagcgtgtgtggtttaccggcacactaattggttctaagcaaaggtggcaaagggtgattcattgtttatcatagttcgatggaacgtgtgtggtttaccggcacatcgaataggtgatcgttacaatgaaggcaccatgtgaatttgcatggtaattcacacccgctttgtgatcctcggtatcccagtcacaaacaagaggggcatatcgagatttaaacatgccattgaatagtttcaatgtaacacccaaagttttgaaggccaatatAAATtcaggacttggagcctatataaacgtcttaatcttcttcctagggttccttactgcctctttagccctggataccaaaccctagccgtcatatcctttgattgagccatttgttgccttggaaggttcATTAAAGCTtagagaaggaagaaggaacttggaggagcaagaagggactatagatatgggattgtgagttcattctgagcatttggaggtaataaactagttcctagaccctttttgcacctagatctatgtgtggttgttggggcttttagccataatgttattattttgagttagaagccagatctgaagttgctacttcagatctaagcatattatggtcttgagaagcataaagtagcagcccttgacttgattatggagcctccttgccttaaaccctagtttatggtgtaattttgcttagatctccttctctacacgtaaagtttgcaactttatgtgaggaataggcttgggaagggtagatctacagatttgagtccctgcatgactcaaaagtcctctgcatgtttgaaggaccggatggactcggcgagtagcttaaagatgaggaggaactcgacgagtgggatgaacaactcgtcgagttggatgaagttgggcatgaactcgatgagtttgaagaacaactcggcgagttggatgaagattgccttgtactcggcgagtctgttcttggactcggcgagtcaggtcgcggaaccccaaacccttcgagttaagactcgagtcagcgagtcgagcaaggaatcagtgagttggacaggacaggattcgggaatcagcagactcggcgagtcaagtcgcgattggaaggactttgagcataagaactcaacgagtcagtaagtggactcggcaagtagggttgacctggttgactttgaccaggactttgacttagaccaGAGTTGGCTTGgtagtctttcgggggtcagttagactcagtgttgcattgttattggtagctcggggagcgggtGGAGCTGGAGTTCAGAAAGTTGTCGGGCagcggctagtgggatcatcagcaagttcagccagtgcaggtgagtttccctttgtgtgaatgggtctaaggccacaatgccagcccatgtagttatgagtagaagacccgggggttagccctaggaacagtatgctagtatgatattcgggacgaggtccaatggtagagggcgggtgcccaaggaacggtttatgtgatagtttatacttgttgtctgtgtgatacttgtatgtgcctggtagggaggtgagtgtgggcgaggtcccgtatctcaccaatagcagagtgtggatggtg includes these proteins:
- the LOC111883577 gene encoding autophagy-related protein 8C-like, translating into MAKSSFKLEHPLERRQAEAARIREKYPDRIPVIVEKAERSDIPDIDKKKYLVPADLTVGQFVYVVRKRIKLSAEKAIFIFVKNILPPTAAMMSAIYEENKDEDGFLYMTYSGENTFGLI